CCGGAGCCGGATGGGATGAAGAAGTTGATGATCGACTGTATTACCAGCATTCCGAGTGCCGAGAGGGAAGAGGGTATCTGTTTGAGGGGGATGGAGAGGCCGTAAATGACGCTGTCAAGGATATTCCCCTTTGTCAGTACGACGGATACCGCGCGCGCGAAGCCGATGCAGATAACCCCGACAAATACGCCGGCGCAGGCCTTCCCCATTATTTCGCAGATCCGTTCGTTATTGAATCCCGCGACTATCCCCGCGATGATGCCGGAGATGAGCCAGAGCGCTCCGATCTCGGCGAAGCTCCACTTCCAGAGCATCGGCCCGACCATCTGCAAACCGATGGTCGCGAGCAGCATTATCATCAGGAGCTTCTGGCGTCCGGTCATTTTTTCCTTCTGCAGTGCGGCGATATCGATATCCGCCGCCGAAGGGTTGGTAAAGCCGGTGACGCTGGCGGAAGGATCTGCCTTTACCTTCGCGGCGTACCGCAGGACGAACCAAAAGGTGACGACCATCATCACAAGCCACACCGCGACGCGGAAAGTCATCGCAGAATAGACCGGCAGTCCGGCTATGCCCTGCGCCACGGCGACGGTGTAAACGTTTATCGGCCCGTACGCGAACGCCGCGAAGGTCGGGATCATCGCGATCGCGAGCCCGGTCATGACGTCGCAGCCGCAGGCTAGGGCGAGGGCGATCGTCATCGGGACGAACGGGATATGGAGCTCGAAGGCTCCCATCGCGCCGCGGACGGCGAAAAATGCCATCAGCGCGCCCATCACTAGAAGGTAATTGCCGCGGCAGACCTTGATGATCCAGCCGACCATCTTATGAAGAGTCCCGCTTTCCGTATAAACGTCCGTCGCCGCGATGGTGAACCATATCATCGACATAATGGCCATCGAGGCGGTGAGCCCGTCGATGATGCAGACGAACCAGTTGAAAGGTGTGACCGGCGAGGGTTCGACGAAGTGGAATGTCGCCGGATCGATGACCTGGCGCCCTGCCACCTCCACCCTGTCATACACGCCCGCCGGTACGATGTACGTCATGATTCCGGCCATTATGAGACAGAGGAGGATGATCGCCCACACATGGGGAACGCGGAAACCTTTCGTCTCGATCTCTGGTGATTGTGCTTTATTGCTCATTTTTTGTTATCCCTCCATACGAAAAAATATAAGAATCAGCGCCGCCCTGTTTTAAACGAGGATGTTCTTGTGGACGCCGCCGCCCTGCATGATCAGCAGCAGGTTTTTCCTGTGGTCCTTAAAAAGGTCGATATTATCAAGCGGGCTGCCGTTGACCACGAGGATGTCCGCGAGTTTGCCCACCTCAAGGGTCCCCGTTTCTTCTTCCACCTTCAGGACCTTCGCGTTGGTCTTTGTGAAAGCGACGATCGCCCCCATCGGGCCCATCGCCTTGGCCTGGTACGCGATGGCTCCCGAAGCGTACTTTGTGTTTTCGCCGGTAAGATCTGTTCCACCTCCTATTGGTATCCCGGCCTCCATGGCGTTCCGTATCGCCTCATATCCGCGTTCGCAGACGGAGACAAACTTGTCGTATATAAACTTTGAGATGATATCGCGGCTTTTTTCGATAACGATCTCATAGGTTATCTGCGTCGGTATGATGAAAGCTCCCCTTTGCGCGACGACGGCGGCCGTCTCCCGGGTCATCAGGTTCGCGTGCTCGATCGTGCGGATTCCCGCGTCCGCGCTGAGCAGGATGCTCCTGTTTGAATAGCTGTGGGAGGCGACGTAGCTTCCCACCGACTCGGCCACGTCCACGGCGGCCTTCAGCTCTTCAAGGGTGTATTGCGAAGTTTCCGGCCCCTGCGTGGGGCTTGCGCAGCCGCCGCCGCACATCACTTTGATGAAATCGGCGCCGCGCCTGATATTCTCGCGGGCCGTCCGCAGCATCTCCGGCACGCCGTCGGCAAGAACGGAGCGGAATCCCATATAGGGCTCCGAATAGGGACGGGTCTCCGAAGCGACGCGGTCATCGCCGTGGCCTCCGGTCTGGGCGATCGCCGCGCCGCATACCTTCAGCCGCGGCCCGGCGGCGTATCCGCGTTCCACCGCTTCTCTGAAACCGGCGTCGGCGCCTCCCGTGTCGCGCGCGTACGTATAACCCTGATCAAGCGCCTCGCGGAGATTCTTGAACATTCTTGCCGCCATCAGGCCGGGTGCGTTTCTGCGGGAGAGGTTGATCACCTCTATCTCGACGAGGCCGAGATGCATATGCGCGTCGATCAGGCCGGGCATGACGGTATTGCCCTTGCAGTCGAAGACTTCGTCCGCGTAAGGCGCGTTGATGCTCCCGCCTATCTCTTTGATACGGTCGTCTTCCACGAGGAGCGAAACGTTTTCCTTCACTTCGCCGCCGTTCCCGTCAATAAGATTTGCGTTTTTGAAAAGCTTGTATGTCATAAGATTCCCTCTTTAAGCAGGCGCGATGTTGTTTTTTTGAATTGTACAACATGCACGATATATGGTACATGTTGTATTATATATTTACCCCGGCAAATATGCAATAGGTTTGTTGAAAAGTATAAAATTACTGAAAATTAATTAAAAATATGAAAATTTGCCGGCGGGGCGATCCGGCTGCGGGTGAAAGTCGACTTGATTATCTGGGATAAAAGCTATTTCACATAAAATCGTTTGTATGCGCCGAGATAAAATATATACTTTTACGGACTCGCTGCCGGCGGCGGCGCGTCGTTAAAAAAATACCGCCGCCCTGATCCCCCACCGCCCGCATCGTTCTTTTATCTCCCCGCGCAGCCTGTGCCAGTAATCCTTTCGCCCCCGGCGGTAGATCTCGTCGTAGAGTCCCGCCAGCTCCGGACGCAGCGCGGCGGTCATGGCGAGGAGGCGTTCCCTGTTCTGGCTGCGGAAGTTCAGCGAGTCGAAATTCATCTCCGACACGTAGGGGGCTGCCGCCTCTATTATCGCGGCGCAGTCGGTGATCGCGGGAAATATCGGCGCCGCCATCACCGCTGTGTCGACGCCGGCCTCGCGCAGTTCGCGCAGCGCCGCGAGCTTTTTCAGCGGGGCGGCGGCGTGAGGCTCCATTTTTCGGCGAAAGCCGTCGTCCAGCGAGCTGAAGGAGAAGATCACCTTCACGCGGGGAAACTCTTTGAAGAGGTCGATGTCGCGCGTTACAAGCGCCGACTTTGTGAGGATCGTGATCCCGGGCTGTGCCGGCAGCAGCGAACGGAGGATGTCGCGCGTCGCTTGCGAGCGTTCCTCATAGGGGTTGTAGGCGTCGGTCATCGAGCTTAGAAGTATCTCTTTGTGGAATATCCTGGCGGGATCGACCGGAGCCGTCGGGTGTTTCACGTCAAGAAAGGTCCCCCACGGTTCGGTACGGCCGCTCCTCGCCCGCGTGATGCAGGCGGCATAACAGTAAACGCAGCCGTGCGGACAGCCGACGTAGGGATTTATCACAAAATCCGCGCCAAGTTTTGTCGGCGAGAGGAGACTTCTTACCTTTACATGCCTTACGACGACATTCATCTTTCTCCGCGCGGCCATTCTCCGGCGTTATGTTTATAGAGCAGAAAATCTATAAAGGAGTCAAGGAGCGCGCCCTCTCCGCCGGCGTCGCTTTTTATCAGCCAGGTGTTCCTCTCCGCCGGTTTCCCGCTTTTATCGTACATGGGGATGTGATAAAACTCTCCCGCGGGGTCGAGGTCTTCCACCATCGATATCCCGTATCCCAGGCCGCGCATCACCATCTCGCGGCAGATGGACAGGCTTCCGACCCGGTAGCTTTCGTTGGGGGCGACGCTGAAATGTTCGTTCCACCATCTGTTTACGATGGAACTGCTGGGGGCGCTCATCGGGTGCGAGATCATCGGCAGCAGCGGCAGGTCCATAAGATCGATCGGGCTTTTGGAAAAGATATAGCACTGATCTTTTTTCAGGAGTTTTTTGGATCCGTGAAAGCTGAAATCGCCTCTTATGATTCCCGCCTCCGCCTCGTTCGATCTTACGAGTTTCAGGACGTTGCCGCTCAGCGTCGTGATAACGTCGAAGGCCACGTTCGCGTGAAGCGCCTTGAACTGCTGCAGCAGGGCCGGCAGCGTGTATTCGCCGTATGAATTCGCGACGGCGATCTTTATGCGCCCGGAGCTTCCTCGCTCTATCGCGCCGGCCTTTTCCCTCATCTCGCCCATAAAATTGAGCAGCTTCTCCCCCTGCGCCGCAAGGTATTCGCCCTGCGGGGTGAATACTACGCCCTTGTTGCTGCGCAGGAGTATCGTCGTCCGGAACTCTTTCTCGATCTGCTGGATGCGCCGGGTCAGCGTCGGCTGGGTAATAAAGAGCCTTTCCGCGGCTTTCGTCATGTTTGGCGTACGATACAGCTCCGTCAAAAGTCTGAAGTCTTCTTCTCTCAACCTTCTCTCTCCTTTCCCGGCCATTTCCATTATACAGCTTTCGTATGGAGGACGATGAAATACGGTAATTTTACAGCCGGATGTTCCTCATTTAAAGTTATGTGCATCAAGAAATCGCATAAGAACATATATAGGGGGCATAAGGCATGGGCGAGAATATTACCCGGAAAATAATCGGAAGCCATCTGCTGGGCGGAGTTATGAGGGCGGGGGAGGAGATAGCGATCAGGATCGACCAGACGCTGACGCACGACGTCACGGGGACGCAGGCCTATCTTGCCTTCGAGACCCTCGGGATAGAGAGGGTGAGGACGGAGAAATCCGTCAGCTACATAGACCACAATCTGCTCTACGCCGACAATAAAAATCCCGACGATCACCTCTATTTACAGACGATCGCCAAGAAATACGGCATTTTTCTCTCAAAGGCGGGAAACGGCATCTGCCACACCGTCCACTTTGAGAGGTTCGGCGTTCCGGGAAAGACACTGCTGGGTTCGGACAGCCACACGCCGACCGGCGGCGCGATAGGGATGCTCGCGATCGGCGCGGGCGGCCTCGACGTCGCCATGGCGATGGCCGGCGAGCCGATATATATAAAGATGCCCGCCGTCGTCCGCGTCGAGCTCAAGGGGAAGCTGCGCCCCGGCGTCTCCGCGAAGGACGTGATCCTTGAGATGCTGCGCCGGTACACCGTAAAGGGCGGCCTCGGCAGGGTCTTTGAGTATGGCGGCGAGGGGCTTTCGTGCCTCAATATAAGAGACCGCTCGACGATCGCGAACATGGGCGCCGAGATGGGGGCGACTACCTCGGTATTTCCCGGCGACGAAGCCGTGCGCGAATTTTTCGCGGCGCAGGGGAGGGCGGATCAATGGAAGGAGCTGCTTCCCGACCCGGACGCCGGATACGACGAAAGAGCGGAGATAGACCTCTCGGAGCTGGAGCCGCTCGTCGCGATGCCCGACATGCCCGACAAGGTGGCGAAGGTCTCGGAGCTTGGCCGCGTGAAGGTCGGACAGGTCTTTATCGGCAGTTGTACGAACGCATCTTATACCGACTTTGTCAAAGCGGCGAGGATACTTGACGGGAGGATCGCCCACGAGGACGTCAGCTTCGTCGTCGCGCCTGGAAGCCGGCAGATATTCTGCGAGCTGCTGCGCGACGGCGTCATCGGCAGGCTGGTGGAGAGCGGCGCGCGCGTGCTTGAATGCGGCTGCGGCCCATGCGTCGGCATCGGGCAGGCCCCCGCGACGCACGGAGTCTCGCTGCGCACCTCGAACCGCAACTTCAGGGGGCGCGGCGGCACGCTCGACGCCTCGTTGTATCTGGCGAGCCCGGAGGTCGCTGCGGCCACGGCCCTCACCGGATATATCACCGCGCCCTCCGAGGTGTGCGACTGCTCCGTGCTGGAAAGCATAAGGGAACCGGAGACGTTCGCCGTCGACGACCGCCTCATCCTGACGCCGCCCGCGGAGGGCGGCGCGGTCGAGATAATACGCGGTCCCAACATCAAACCGATGCCGGTAAATACCCCGATGCCGGAGGAATATTCGCTTAGGGTCTCCGCCGTGCGGGGGGACAACGTCACCACGGACGACATAATACCGGCCAACGCCCAATTCTCTGCGCTGCGCTCGAACATTCCCGCGATCAGCGAAATAACCTTCGGGCGTGTCGACCCCGGTTTCGCCGCCCGCTGCCGCGAATATGGCCCGAGCATCATCGTCGGCGGAGAGAACTACGGGCAGGGCTCGAGCCGCGAGCACGCGGCGATCGCGCCGATGTACCTGGGCGTCAAGATCGTACTCGCCAAGAGCATGGCGCGGATACATAAAAACAACCTCATAAATCACGGCGTGCTACCGCTCGTTTTTAAAGACCCGCGCGACCTTTCCAAATTCTCCGAGGGGGACGAGATCACAGTCGCCGCCCCCGCGGAGCAGCTTCGGCGGCGCAGCGTCACGCTGCTTAACAAAACGACGGGGGAGAAGGCCGAGGCGCGCGCCGAGCTTACCGACCGCGAGGCGGAGATCCTCATCGCCGGCGGGCAGCTGCGCATGGCCCGGAGCCGCCGCCTGGCCGGACCGGAAAAATGACGATGAAATTTGCCTATGTGGGATGCAGGACGACGAAGGAGAGGAACGCGCGCGGCAGAGGGCTCAAGGTCTACCGCGTAGACGGTCTTGGGCGCTGGGAGGAGACGCAGCTCGTCAAAGGGCTGGAAAACCCCTCATACCTGGCTTTTGACCGGGAGGAAAAATTCCTCTACTGCGTACACGGCGACAAAGACTATGTGAGCTCATTCAAAATAGACGAAGAGAGCGGAGGGCTCACGCAGATCGGGCGCGCGGCGGCGGGAGGGAAAAATCCCGTCTTCATCTCCGTCGACAAGGGCAACAGGCGGTGCTTCGTCGCCACGCTGCAGGGCGGTAAGGTATCCACGCTGGAACGCCTGCCGGACGGGAGTCTTTCGGAGCCGGTACATGAGGCGGCGATCCCGGGCATCGAAGCCGGTTCCGTATCTTACCCGCACCAGTGTCTCCAGGATGTCGAGGGAAACTTTCTCATCGTGCCGATTCAGGGCAGAAAGACCGGCACGGGCGCGCTCAACCTTTACCGTATCGAA
The window above is part of the Cloacibacillus evryensis DSM 19522 genome. Proteins encoded here:
- a CDS encoding YfcC family protein, yielding MSNKAQSPEIETKGFRVPHVWAIILLCLIMAGIMTYIVPAGVYDRVEVAGRQVIDPATFHFVEPSPVTPFNWFVCIIDGLTASMAIMSMIWFTIAATDVYTESGTLHKMVGWIIKVCRGNYLLVMGALMAFFAVRGAMGAFELHIPFVPMTIALALACGCDVMTGLAIAMIPTFAAFAYGPINVYTVAVAQGIAGLPVYSAMTFRVAVWLVMMVVTFWFVLRYAAKVKADPSASVTGFTNPSAADIDIAALQKEKMTGRQKLLMIMLLATIGLQMVGPMLWKWSFAEIGALWLISGIIAGIVAGFNNERICEIMGKACAGVFVGVICIGFARAVSVVLTKGNILDSVIYGLSIPLKQIPSSLSALGMLVIQSIINFFIPSGSGQAAVTMPIMAPLADVVGLTRQTAVMAFQLGDGLTNMVIPTMGALVVYIGVAKVPFSTYFKWVLPLYAMLMGIGAVGLLIATFTKLGPF
- a CDS encoding metal-dependent hydrolase family protein, translating into MTYKLFKNANLIDGNGGEVKENVSLLVEDDRIKEIGGSINAPYADEVFDCKGNTVMPGLIDAHMHLGLVEIEVINLSRRNAPGLMAARMFKNLREALDQGYTYARDTGGADAGFREAVERGYAAGPRLKVCGAAIAQTGGHGDDRVASETRPYSEPYMGFRSVLADGVPEMLRTARENIRRGADFIKVMCGGGCASPTQGPETSQYTLEELKAAVDVAESVGSYVASHSYSNRSILLSADAGIRTIEHANLMTRETAAVVAQRGAFIIPTQITYEIVIEKSRDIISKFIYDKFVSVCERGYEAIRNAMEAGIPIGGGTDLTGENTKYASGAIAYQAKAMGPMGAIVAFTKTNAKVLKVEEETGTLEVGKLADILVVNGSPLDNIDLFKDHRKNLLLIMQGGGVHKNILV
- a CDS encoding radical SAM protein; the encoded protein is MNVVVRHVKVRSLLSPTKLGADFVINPYVGCPHGCVYCYAACITRARSGRTEPWGTFLDVKHPTAPVDPARIFHKEILLSSMTDAYNPYEERSQATRDILRSLLPAQPGITILTKSALVTRDIDLFKEFPRVKVIFSFSSLDDGFRRKMEPHAAAPLKKLAALRELREAGVDTAVMAAPIFPAITDCAAIIEAAAPYVSEMNFDSLNFRSQNRERLLAMTAALRPELAGLYDEIYRRGRKDYWHRLRGEIKERCGRWGIRAAVFF
- a CDS encoding LysR family transcriptional regulator, producing the protein MREEDFRLLTELYRTPNMTKAAERLFITQPTLTRRIQQIEKEFRTTILLRSNKGVVFTPQGEYLAAQGEKLLNFMGEMREKAGAIERGSSGRIKIAVANSYGEYTLPALLQQFKALHANVAFDVITTLSGNVLKLVRSNEAEAGIIRGDFSFHGSKKLLKKDQCYIFSKSPIDLMDLPLLPMISHPMSAPSSSIVNRWWNEHFSVAPNESYRVGSLSICREMVMRGLGYGISMVEDLDPAGEFYHIPMYDKSGKPAERNTWLIKSDAGGEGALLDSFIDFLLYKHNAGEWPRGER
- a CDS encoding aconitate hydratase; the protein is MGENITRKIIGSHLLGGVMRAGEEIAIRIDQTLTHDVTGTQAYLAFETLGIERVRTEKSVSYIDHNLLYADNKNPDDHLYLQTIAKKYGIFLSKAGNGICHTVHFERFGVPGKTLLGSDSHTPTGGAIGMLAIGAGGLDVAMAMAGEPIYIKMPAVVRVELKGKLRPGVSAKDVILEMLRRYTVKGGLGRVFEYGGEGLSCLNIRDRSTIANMGAEMGATTSVFPGDEAVREFFAAQGRADQWKELLPDPDAGYDERAEIDLSELEPLVAMPDMPDKVAKVSELGRVKVGQVFIGSCTNASYTDFVKAARILDGRIAHEDVSFVVAPGSRQIFCELLRDGVIGRLVESGARVLECGCGPCVGIGQAPATHGVSLRTSNRNFRGRGGTLDASLYLASPEVAAATALTGYITAPSEVCDCSVLESIREPETFAVDDRLILTPPAEGGAVEIIRGPNIKPMPVNTPMPEEYSLRVSAVRGDNVTTDDIIPANAQFSALRSNIPAISEITFGRVDPGFAARCREYGPSIIVGGENYGQGSSREHAAIAPMYLGVKIVLAKSMARIHKNNLINHGVLPLVFKDPRDLSKFSEGDEITVAAPAEQLRRRSVTLLNKTTGEKAEARAELTDREAEILIAGGQLRMARSRRLAGPEK
- a CDS encoding lactonase family protein, producing the protein MTMKFAYVGCRTTKERNARGRGLKVYRVDGLGRWEETQLVKGLENPSYLAFDREEKFLYCVHGDKDYVSSFKIDEESGGLTQIGRAAAGGKNPVFISVDKGNRRCFVATLQGGKVSTLERLPDGSLSEPVHEAAIPGIEAGSVSYPHQCLQDVEGNFLIVPIQGRKTGTGALNLYRIEKDGSLSLSDRREARQHDEPRHFAFHPSNRCGCLINEKGNCVTCFDFDAAAGKITPKQILSSLPEYYTGEGQASAMLIHPGGRFAYASNRIHDSIASYSIDPHTGYLRLLGFTDALGKTPRFMTFDEKGEKLYVANEDSDTIVEFAIEADSGRPVFTGRTVAAESPVCVIFTKER